TCCGAGTGCGAACATCGGTGATAAGTATGCATTTTTTGAGCCTGTCCACGGGAGTGCTCCGGATATTGCCGGTAAGGGTATAGCAAATCCGGTTGCTGCGATCCGAAGTGCAGCAATGATGCTTGAGCATTTTGGGATGAAGCATGAGGCGGATCTGGTCGAAGAATCGATTTGTGATCTGATCATCAGCGGTGTATCAACGCCCGATCTTGGAGGTTGTGAATCAACTTCGTCGTTTGGCAGCCGTTTGCTTGAATCCGTCTGTAAAAAAGAAGAAAGAGAAAAATAAATCTTTTTTTCACGGGGTCTCGCCGTACAGACCTGCGGCTTCAACACCACCGTCTGCCCAGAGAAGTGCTCCGAGAGCCCCGATCCTCCCCTTTCCATTTGCACTATCTATATAGATGATACCGAGTTTTTCTGCTTCGGTTATTGCTTCTTCACGTGTCAGCAGTTCGGTTTTCACTCGCTTTGCATATGTTGAATCCGGGAGACGAATACCGGCAAAGTAGCAGATCCCAGTCGTTTTGCTCATCGTTTTTTCTTCGATGAATGATTTGACAAATGCGATCAGTTCGTTTTTCATCTCTGGTTTTACTGCGAACGTGATCACTGAACCTGTACAGTTGGTGGTCTTCTCGGGAGCCTTGGGGTTGAGCTGGATGATCCGCATTCCAAGGAAGGTGGTCCCATCAATTGGACAGGCTTCACCGCACTTCAAAGCGAGGACCCATGTTGCTCCCCCCTCTTTTGTGTCAGTATCATCTATACCAAAGGTGACCTTCTCATATTTCGGCAGGATAATGGTGCTTCTGCATATCCGTGCACCGCCTACTTTCAGATCTTCTTCGCTGGCATATTCTGTTCTGATGACGCCCGGTGCCTGGGATAAGCAGGCGGCCACTCCCACTCCGGCTCCAGCTGCTCCTGCCCAGGAGGTTCGTACTTCGTTTCCCTTTACAATAACTGCTTCAAGCGCCTGCCCGCCAAGTTCCGTGTCCGAGGGTCCAAAGCAGATTGGGTATGAGCCGATATTTGCGAGCATCGTCATTGTGGTACCTTCGGTTTTTGCGGAGATGAGTGCTCCTTTTGCTCTTCTCCGGTTCATATGATCCCATTCGATCGGGCCTCTTGCATGACATTGTTCATGTATCTCGGCAATGCCGTTTTTCTCATCGGTCATCACAAGGAGCCGATGACAGAACATCGGTCCAAATTTTTCTTTTATCTGATCTGGGGTTAATGTCAATGTCATATTTTTGATACCGGGAATTTCGTTAACAGAAATATCGGTTGTGGGAGTATAAGTGATATTCGATAGGTTGGGATCCAAGGGCCCACTTATATTAATCATCATCTGACAATCAAACCTGATTGATATCACGTGTTATTTAATCACGTTTTTCGCCTGGTTGAAATGTTGGAAAACGCGCGAAATTGGATTTTATTTGAAAATAAATAATAATTGGGGGTTAATTGAAGAACCCTCTCTAATTTGATAGGTTATATTTGATGTATTTTTTGAATAATATTGGTGGGCTTGTTTTTCAAAATTAGTTTAACAATATCTAAATGATAAGATATTTTGATGAATATGTGCAAATCGGAGCCAGAATCTTGCTTCTTTTGATTAAGAACATTTATCTATCTTCTTACTCAACTATAACAGTAATCGATTTCGGTCGATTAAAGGCTGGTGCATATAAGCAATGGCATTTGCAATGCATATCAACATGGAGCGATGTACTGGTTGTAACAATTGTGTAGTAGCATGTCCAGTAAACGCACTTGAACTTTGCACCATAGATCCTGCCTCAACTGACAAGATCTATGCCGTGACTGATGGTAAGGCTATCTC
This Methanocorpusculum sp. DNA region includes the following protein-coding sequences:
- a CDS encoding 4Fe-4S dicluster domain-containing protein gives rise to the protein MAFAMHINMERCTGCNNCVVACPVNALELCTIDPASTDKIYAVTDGKAISLDLNHELCAGCGVCVEACPYNVIKLVASQAPAAKAAEEGH
- a CDS encoding tRNA(Ile2) 2-agmatinylcytidine synthetase; translation: MTLTLTPDQIKEKFGPMFCHRLLVMTDEKNGIAEIHEQCHARGPIEWDHMNRRRAKGALISAKTEGTTMTMLANIGSYPICFGPSDTELGGQALEAVIVKGNEVRTSWAGAAGAGVGVAACLSQAPGVIRTEYASEEDLKVGGARICRSTIILPKYEKVTFGIDDTDTKEGGATWVLALKCGEACPIDGTTFLGMRIIQLNPKAPEKTTNCTGSVITFAVKPEMKNELIAFVKSFIEEKTMSKTTGICYFAGIRLPDSTYAKRVKTELLTREEAITEAEKLGIIYIDSANGKGRIGALGALLWADGGVEAAGLYGETP